The window GCCAGCGCCTTCACGCCCATAAGGGCGGTGGGCAGCACTGGCAACCAGCTGGTGGTTCACTATGACTTGACGGTGTATGGAGACGATCAAGAAATGATGGAAGCGTATCTAGCTGGTTGTGAGATGCGACTTGATCCAAAAAGTGGACGGCTCGGGGTGGTGGAGCCTGAGGGGAAAGGACAGAATCTCTCGTGTACAGTGGCATATGAACTCGAGATTCCCAAAGGGATCCAACTAAGCATTGAAAACGAGGGGAACCTAGTAGAGCTGATTGGACTAGAGCAAGATCTATTTATCCGGAGTAGGTTTGGCAAGATTGTGATCGATGGTATTGTTGGGAACGTGGAGATTGAGACGGATTTTTCCGATGGCAGGATCGAAAACATCACCGGTGGGACGAAGGTCACCAGCAGGTTCGGCTTCATTGAGTTACGAGAGCTTGGGGATTCCTTCAACTTTTCTTGTGGTAGTGGTACAATTAGGGCTGAGAGAGTAACAGGAAAAGTGGAAGGATGCGTAGAACACGGTAATTTAGAGCTTGGAGAACTGTTGAGTGATGTGACCATCAAGGCGATCCATAGCACAGTGGATTTAGATCTTACAGGGAGAGGGTATGATATTTCGGTATTGGGTCGTCGTACCTCCATGGATCACAGTATCCCCTTAAAGACCCGTGCATTTGATCAATTTAGCTTTGAAAGCACTGGTACCGTGGGAGATGGGGGAACACTTATTTTCGTTGATGCGGATTTTGGGCGGGTGAGTCTACGAATAGAGTAGTGTATTCTAACATTCTATGGTGCATGATTTGGTAGTAGGGAGGAAAACACATGCTTAAGGTAAACGGTGTCACCAAGACCTACAAGGGAAAGAACACGCCGGCGGTAGTTGACTTGGATTTTGAGGTAAAACCAGGGGAGATATTCGGTTTTCTTGGACCGAACGGGGCAGGGAAAACGACCACAATCAAGATGATTGTCGGGCTGCTTTTGCCTGATGCCGGTTCCATTGAAGTAGCAGATGTTGATGTCATCCGAGAACCCCTAGCTGCCAAGAGACTTATTGGGTATGTTCCCGATGAACCTAGTCTGTATGAACGGCTAACCGGTGCAGAGTTTCTGAATTTCGTGGCGGATGCGCATCAGCTTTCTAAGTCAGTGCGCCAAGAACGGATCGCGGAATTCTTACATACCTTCGGCCTTGAGCATGCCGCCAATGACCTAATCAGCAGTTATTCCCATGGAATGCAGCAAAAACTGGCTCTAACGGCTGCATTAATGCATAATCCACCGTTATTTATTCTGGATGAACCGATGGTGGGTCTTGACCCTCGGTCATCAAGTTTCTTTAAAGACCTGCTACGGTCCCATTGCGATGAAGGCAATGCGGTTTTTTTCTCCACCCATATTCTTGAGGTCGCAGAGCGGATTTGCGATCGAGTTGGGATCATTTCCCATGGGAAACTGATTGCCTGTGGTCCTGTCGAGGAGATAGTGAAGGCTGGGAGGACCCTTGAGGAAGTATTCTTGGCTTTGACGGTAGGTGATGGCGATGGCGAGGATTAAGCGGATCATCTCCTTATCCGGGGTATTGCTCAATAATACCTGGGGTATATCCAAGATGAAGTATCAGTACTTCAAACGCAGGGAACGCTTCTGGGAACTACCTTTGATTGCTTTCTCTATTATCATCCTTTTAGTCATGTTTGCGTTGATGTCTGGGTTTTTGGCCCACTATTTATATGATCAATTTGCCCCCATTGGGCAGCAGCAGGTACTCCTTACCATGGGCCTTCTAGCTTGTCAGCTTGTGGTATTTGTGTTAGGGATCATCCTGGTGATCAGCACCTTCTACTTTGCAGACGATATGAAGATTCTTCTCCCTTTACCCTATCAGGCCTATGAAGTCATCGCTGCCAAATTCGGTGTAATCTTGGTTAATGAGTATCTGTCCTTGCTAGTGTTGCTTGCCCCGATTTTGTTGGTCTATGGGATCAAAGCCCAGGCTGGCTTTGCCTACGGGCTTTGTGCAATAATCGGTTTTCTGCTAGCACCATTACTACCTTTGGGTATCGCCTGCATATTGGTGTTTCCGCTGATGCGGTTTGTAAATCTCAGTTCCCGCAAGGAGCTACTCACCTTCATCGGGGGGATCTTGCTGATTGGAGTCGTGCTTGTGTTCCAATACTTCGTCCAGACTCAGCCAGAGAATATTGACCAGCTTTTCCAGGTGTTACTAAGTGAAGATGGTTTGGCGGTATTAATTAGCAAGCGGTGGCCACCTGGCCTATGGTTTACCCGAGCATTAACCAAAGCAGGAACGACGACGGGCCTTGGCGCGTTGTTGCTCTTTGCTACCATTAGTGTTGGGGCAATATTTCTTGCGGGTGGTATCGGTGAGTTGTCCTTCTATAAGGGCCTACTCAGGGGGATGGAAGCGGATCGGGGCAAACGCAAAAAAGCCAAAACCAACTATACCCCTCATACCGCCCTTTGGGCAGTGGCAATTAATGAAGGACGATTATTCTTTCGGAAAGCGGTGTATGTCCTAAACGGTCTTGCTGGACTTATTGTGCTCCCGATTATGCTGTTGTTTCCCTTGATATCCCAATCCAACGCGCTCTCAGGTCTGTTTGATGAATTAGCCGGTCCGATCCCTTTGATCGCCTATTTTGCTGGTCTTAGCTACAGCGTGATGCAGTCAGCATTGACTACTCTTCCTGCGACTACCTTCTCCCGGGAAGGGAAGGACCTAACGATCCTTAAGAGCTTACCGGTCCCCTTTGAAGCGATGTTTTTTGGGAAACTAGTATCAATTCAGGCTGTGATTCTACTCGGGTCATTGCCTGGCGTGGTTATCCTAGGGTATTTATTAGGTTCCATGGGCTATGCTTTGTTTGGTTTTGCGACAAGTGTTTTTGCTTCAACGGCCCTTAGCTGTAACTTGATGCTCTTGGATCTTAAGCGACCTTTCCTTGATTGGACGGATCCACAGCAGGCAATCAAGTCTAATCTGAACGCTGTCATCGGCATGGCCTTTGTGTTTGGTGTGGCTGCTTTAGGATACATATTAGTCAAGCGGCTTCTCCTATTAGACATGTCCCCACACGGCATTATGGCCACATGCCTTGCTGTTTCCTTAGTGTGGTTTGGGGCGAGCTGTACTACGGTGCCTAGGTTTAAGTACCTTTGGTATGGACGCGAGCTCTGAGGCTTTGTGGATTGAGTAGCGGCATGGTGTGGGCTTAGGCCGGCCGATCGAAGTATTACGGATTTAGCTGATGTCGCTTTCCATCGGCTTCTTCCTCAAATTGGTGCGCGCGGTTACTGTATCGACCAGTAACAGGATCTTGACATGTTGCTGGTCATATGGTAATTTGTAAGCATAGTTTGATACGGTTCTCTGTATAAGTGACTGGAGAAATGGAGAAAAGTCCTTCTACTGAGGCGGATTACTCTGCCTTCGAAGAAGGACTTTTTTGCTGTCTCTCTAGCCAACGTGGGAGGATTTTTTCATGGCGGAAAATCATGATGTAACTGATGTTGTGATCATCGGTGGAGGTGTGGTGGGTGCCGCAATTGCCCATGCCCTATCGAAGTATAAGGTTAGGACCACGTTAGTCGAAAAGAACATGGAGATCGGCTGGTCTACCACCAAGGCAAATAGTGGTATTGTCCATGCTGGTTTTCATGATCCACTGGATACAAATAAGGGGCGCTTGTGCATAAAGGGTAATCGTATGTTTGAAGAGTTATGCGCCAAACTAGATGTACCCTTCAAACGCAATGGCATTCTTATGGTTGCTTTGGATTCCAATGATATCCCTGTACTGGAGCAGTACAGAAGACAGGGGATTCAAAACGGCCTACAGGACTTACGGATTTTGACTAAAGATGAGCTACTAACTCGGGAGCCAAACTTAAATCCTGATATTTTCTGTGGGTTGTATGCTCCCAATGGAGGTATTGTAAGTCCCTTTGAGTTAGCCATTGCTTTGTGCGAGGTAGCAGAGCAGAACGGGGTCCAGATCAGGACCGGTACTGAGGTACAAGCAATGGTGGAAAGTGGCGATGGGATCCAGGTCAAGACCAGCAAAGGGACAATACAGGCGCGGTATGTGGTCAATGCCGCAGGGCTTTGGGCAGATGCGGCCGCCCAAATGCTAGGTGATCACTCTATCAGTATAAGGCCCCGGAAGGGCGAGGAGTATATCTTCGATAAGCGGGTGGGAGATCTGGTTACCAGTACGATTTTCCCAACCCCAAAGGCGAATTCCAAGGGAATTCTGGTTATTCCCACCGTTGGCGGCAATATTATGATCGGCCCCAATGCGGTGGAGGAACAAGGCAAGGATGATGTGGATACCACCCTGACCGGTTGGGAAGAAATCTACGAATTTGCCAAGCGATTGGTACCCAGACTACAGGCCCGGGATGTGATTACTAGTTTCTCAGGGATTCGTGCTGCCAGTGCTACTGGGGATTTTGTTATTGGACCCTCCCAGGCGTGTCCGCGTCTAGTCCATGCTGCAGGTACAGAGTCCCCTGGACTTACGGCTTCCTTGGCCATTGCCTTAGATGTTCTTGCCTGTCTACAGGAGCTTGGTTTACGGATGGAACCCAATCCCCAGGCTATTGATCAAAGAGTGCCTATGCAGCGCTTCCATCAACTAACCAGAGAGGAACAAGCCCGGCTAATAGAGAAGGACCCAAGATTTGGACGGGTGGTGTGTCGATGTGAGACCATCACCGAAGGCGAGATTGTGGATGCGATCCGGCGTGGTGCGCGCACCGTTGATGGTGTTAAGTTTCGCACAAGAGCAGGGATGGGTCGTTGTCAAGGAGGTTTTTGCCAGCCTGTAATCATGGGGATACTGGCTAGGGAACTAGGCGTATCCGAGGTAGACATCACCAAGCATGCTCCCCAAAGCAAGATTCTTGTGGGTGAGGTTAACAAGGGCTTCGGAAAGACATGTCGTCGTGAACACAGCATCTCCTTAAACAAGAAAACTGGGGCAGTGGAGTACGATGTGGTGGTGATTGGTGGTGGTCCTGGAGGAATGGCGGCTGCTTTGGCCGCTAAAGGGGCCGGGGCAGGGAAGGTAGCCATCCTCGAACGGGCTGGGGAGCTTGGAGGAATCCTTAATCAGTGTATTCATAACGGATTTGGGCTCCATTGGTTTAAGGAGGAGCTTACAGGCCCTGAATATGCTACACGGTTTGTTCAGCAGGTGCAAAGGTCGGGGATTGATACTTATCTTAATACGATGGTGTTGGAGTTGACACCGCAACCGCGGATCACTGCCGTGTCATCGGACTATGGGCTTGTGGAGTTTACGGCAAGGAGCGTCGTTTTTGCTGCGGGCTGTCGGGAACGCACTAGAGGGGCCATCAATATTCCCGGATTCCGACCCGCCGGTGTGCTCACCGCCGGAACGGCTCAACGCTACATTAACATCGAGGGGTTCATGCCCGGACGGGAAGTGGTGATTCTTGGATCCGGGGACATTGGGTTGATCATGGCGCGTAGACTAACCCTTGAAGGGGCCAAGGTCAAAGCCGTGATTGAGATCTTACCCTATGCCGCTGGTCTTGCCCGCAATGTGGCCCAGTGCCTTGAAGACTTTCATATTCCCCTCTACCTAAGCTCTACGGTAATTAACATCCATGGACAGGAACGTATCAATGGAGTAACCATGGCCCAGGTTGATCCTGATCGCGCTGTTGTTTCAGGGACGGAGCGGTTTATCCCCTGTGATACCCTGCTGTTGTCGGTGGGACTGATCCCCGAAAACGAGTTGACCGCAGCCGGTGGTGTCAAGCTGGATCCAAGGACAGGGGGACCTACGGTGGATGAATACCGCCATACCAGTATTCCTGGGGTTTATGCCTGTGGTAATGTGCTTCATGTCCACGATCTGGTAGATTACGTTAGTGAAGAAGGGGAGATTGCCGGTACTGCAGCAGCACTTGGCTATGGTTCCCATGAGGGAACGGAGATAGTACCCGGAAGGGGTGTTCGCTATGTGGTTCCCCATAGGTTATCCGCGGCTCAACCCTTTAATCTGTATCTACGGGTAGTGGAGCCCCAGGAGCGGGTAAGGCTGTTCATTGGAGACAAACAGGTTGTAAAACGAAATGTCAAGCCTAGTGAGATGCTGCGGATTGGCATTAGCGCCCAGGAGGCTGCAGAACTTAGGAGACTTAAACGGGTTGAGGTTAGATTGGAGGAAGCTCCATGATCCAAGAAGCGATAAAAAAGGTATGTATTGTATGTCCTGTGGGATGTGAGCTTACCATCGTCCCAGGTGCAAAGGAAGAAGTGACCGGAAACCGGTGCAAACGGGGTCTGGAGTATGCGATCCGGGAAATGACGGATCCCCGGCGCGTATTGACTACCACCGTTGCGATTCGGAATGCTGCGGCACCGTTGCTGCCGGTACGAACTAAGGAGCCTATCCCCAAGGGGTTACTGGAGAAAGCGATGGAAGTACTGAATAAGATTGAAGTTACGGCACCAGTTCGCATGGGGGATATTGTGATAGAGGATTTACTTGGACTGGGGATCGATGTTGTGGCTTGTAAGGATATGGTCGCAGAAGAGGACTAATATAGTTTAGAACCGGTAGTCAAGGGGCAATAAAATGCATGAAGAGCATTTTATTGCCCCTTGTTGTTCATCGAATCTGTGTTAAATGTTGTACTTTTAAAACAACAGAAGTATAGAACATGGTTCACTAAGCGGGTAATCTGGTCTATACTATACTTAAGGAGTTGTAGCTAGTACACATAAGGGGGCGGTAGTATTGGATGTGATCAAGACCGTGGGTTTGACAAAGTACTACGGTAATGTGCGGGGCGCAGAAGACATTGATTTGGAAGTCCAGCAAGGGGAGATTTTTGGCTTTATTGGACCCAATGGTGCCGGCAAATCTACCACCATTCGCATGTTGATGCAGCTAATTTTTCCTACTAGGGGCAGCATGGAGCTGTTTGGCAAAACCCTTGGTCGGGATAATCCAAAGATCAGAGCACAGATAGGTTATCTGCCCGGAGAGGTTAACTACTACGACGAATTCACCGGTATGCAGTTGCTTCAGTATGTAGCCAGAAATCACCCTAAGGTTGAGATGAAGGATATTGAGGAATGTGCCCAGTTGCTTCAGCTGGATCTTACTAAGCGAATTAGGTCTTACTCCCTGGGCAATAAGAAGAAGCTAGGGATTGTGCAGGCGTTGATGCACCATCCGAAGCTTTTGATTTTGGATGAGCCCACTTCGGGACTGGATCCCTTGATGCAAAGCCAGTTTTTCGAAATACTGAAAGAACGGAAGAAACAGGGCGTTACGGTCTTCTTCTCCACCCACGTATTGTCCGAGGTGGAGAAAATCTGTGATCGAGTAGCGATCATCAAAGATGGGTTTATCGTTCAGGTATCAAAGGTGGATGAGATTCCGGGTAGAAAGCAACGGGTGATCAAGGTTCAGTTTGGGGAAGAAGGAAACCTGATCGAGAAGTACGGGTTTGCTCAACTGGGAACGAGGATTGAATATGAGAACGGTTATCATATTATTCACACGGATCGGGAACTGCAACATATTCTGCAGAGTATCGCCGCCCACTCAATTCTGGATATTACCGTTTCTCGACCCAGTTTAGAAGAGTTGTTCATGGCCTTCTACAGAAAGGATGAGCCTCATGTTTAACCGCAACGTGTTCGTCAATGAGCTTAAGCTAAATCAGCGTGGCCTAATTGGATTCGGGATCGCCATGATCGCCACGGTAGTGGTGTTTGCCGGGTTTACGAATCTGATCATCGATAACCAAGAACTGGCGGATCTTTTAGATAGCTATCCCCGGTCCTTGCTTGAGGCCTTCAACTTTGATGTAGAGTCCTTCTCATCCTTTGAAGGGTGGATGGCTAGCGAGCCTTACATTTTCTATATGCTGCTTTTGGCTGTATTTGGTAGCTTGCAGGCCGCAAACAGTATCAGCAAGGAGTTAGACCATAAAACCGGGGAGTTCCTTTTCAGTCAACCAATCAGTCGTCGGGACTTATTCTACTCCAAGGTCGTTTCAGGATGGGCACAACTTACTTTGCTCTTCCTAATTTCTGTTGGTGTGGCACTATTGGTTGGTCATATTGTCGCCGATGTCCAGAATCCCTTGGGTTTGTTCTTGTTGTTCCTTGCAGGATACTTAGTATCCTTGGGGTTTGCCGGGATTGATTATTTGCTCACGTCTTTATTTGGTTCTAGCCGGACTGCCACTTCTATGGGGATCGGCATTGTTTTGGGTTCTTTCTTGCTTGATGCGTTCTCTAAGGTGTCGGATCGGGTCAATTGGTTAGGGTATTTCAGTTTGTTTCATGTTTATGATGCCCGGGGGATCCTCCGTGACGTGCATTTACCGATGCTGCCAAGCCTATTGCTGATTGGGGTCTTCGTTATTGGCGTGTTAGCTGGGCAGCTCATCTTCTGCAGAAAGGACATTTTGTATTAGGGGTGTGCCTATGGCCCAAAGTAAGTATGAGCAGATCCTAAATGCCGCCATGACACTATTTCTGTCTAGGGGAATCAGCAATGTGACGATGGACGATATTGCCGAGGCTGCCCCCGCCTCAAAAATGACGGTATATAGGTACTTCCAGAACAAGGAACGGCTGATTGAAGCATCAATGATGCGGGCTCTGGAACAGGTTGAAGATGAGATCCAGGAGCTTATCGACCAAGCCCCGTCACCCCAGGCTGCCTTGGTACAAATTGCCCTTGAGCGGACGGCAACAATGAAGCTTTTTTCCGATGCGTTTATCCTGGATTTGACCCAAAACTATCCCAAACTGGTCGAGGTGATGCTGGACCACAATCGCAGGAGGATCCTTCCCCGGATTGAGGCCTTAATCTTTGCAGCCCA is drawn from Limnochordia bacterium and contains these coding sequences:
- a CDS encoding NAD(P)/FAD-dependent oxidoreductase translates to MAAALAAKGAGAGKVAILERAGELGGILNQCIHNGFGLHWFKEELTGPEYATRFVQQVQRSGIDTYLNTMVLELTPQPRITAVSSDYGLVEFTARSVVFAAGCRERTRGAINIPGFRPAGVLTAGTAQRYINIEGFMPGREVVILGSGDIGLIMARRLTLEGAKVKAVIEILPYAAGLARNVAQCLEDFHIPLYLSSTVINIHGQERINGVTMAQVDPDRAVVSGTERFIPCDTLLLSVGLIPENELTAAGGVKLDPRTGGPTVDEYRHTSIPGVYACGNVLHVHDLVDYVSEEGEIAGTAAALGYGSHEGTEIVPGRGVRYVVPHRLSAAQPFNLYLRVVEPQERVRLFIGDKQVVKRNVKPSEMLRIGISAQEAAELRRLKRVEVRLEEAP
- a CDS encoding ABC transporter ATP-binding protein — protein: MIKTVGLTKYYGNVRGAEDIDLEVQQGEIFGFIGPNGAGKSTTIRMLMQLIFPTRGSMELFGKTLGRDNPKIRAQIGYLPGEVNYYDEFTGMQLLQYVARNHPKVEMKDIEECAQLLQLDLTKRIRSYSLGNKKKLGIVQALMHHPKLLILDEPTSGLDPLMQSQFFEILKERKKQGVTVFFSTHVLSEVEKICDRVAIIKDGFIVQVSKVDEIPGRKQRVIKVQFGEEGNLIEKYGFAQLGTRIEYENGYHIIHTDRELQHILQSIAAHSILDITVSRPSLEELFMAFYRKDEPHV
- a CDS encoding TetR/AcrR family transcriptional regulator produces the protein MAQSKYEQILNAAMTLFLSRGISNVTMDDIAEAAPASKMTVYRYFQNKERLIEASMMRALEQVEDEIQELIDQAPSPQAALVQIALERTATMKLFSDAFILDLTQNYPKLVEVMLDHNRRRILPRIEALIFAAQGQGQIRKGLSPHVIMLFLESMKLFFARSGCLKDTEDAGVISGQIVQIFLHGILSKPHT
- a CDS encoding ABC transporter permease encodes the protein MFNRNVFVNELKLNQRGLIGFGIAMIATVVVFAGFTNLIIDNQELADLLDSYPRSLLEAFNFDVESFSSFEGWMASEPYIFYMLLLAVFGSLQAANSISKELDHKTGEFLFSQPISRRDLFYSKVVSGWAQLTLLFLISVGVALLVGHIVADVQNPLGLFLLFLAGYLVSLGFAGIDYLLTSLFGSSRTATSMGIGIVLGSFLLDAFSKVSDRVNWLGYFSLFHVYDARGILRDVHLPMLPSLLLIGVFVIGVLAGQLIFCRKDILY
- a CDS encoding DUF1667 domain-containing protein, with the translated sequence MIQEAIKKVCIVCPVGCELTIVPGAKEEVTGNRCKRGLEYAIREMTDPRRVLTTTVAIRNAAAPLLPVRTKEPIPKGLLEKAMEVLNKIEVTAPVRMGDIVIEDLLGLGIDVVACKDMVAEED
- a CDS encoding ABC transporter ATP-binding protein, with the protein product MLKVNGVTKTYKGKNTPAVVDLDFEVKPGEIFGFLGPNGAGKTTTIKMIVGLLLPDAGSIEVADVDVIREPLAAKRLIGYVPDEPSLYERLTGAEFLNFVADAHQLSKSVRQERIAEFLHTFGLEHAANDLISSYSHGMQQKLALTAALMHNPPLFILDEPMVGLDPRSSSFFKDLLRSHCDEGNAVFFSTHILEVAERICDRVGIISHGKLIACGPVEEIVKAGRTLEEVFLALTVGDGDGED